Proteins found in one Leptospira terpstrae serovar Hualin str. LT 11-33 = ATCC 700639 genomic segment:
- the fliH gene encoding flagellar assembly protein FliH produces the protein MAKLVFKPIQIADLQEEVEIQLPDKYKKFHKTDEQEDFEIDQEGNIIEQYQGPSIEEIEAELQRYRQETEEQVRQLLEDAKKQAKAIEEEGRTKAFQMVQDSKEKIKLEEDSGRAKAEQILDRAKMEVERMIKEAEMKQAEIEHEAYQKGYDAGREVGFKKGQGEVRRLIDRLGTIIGKAIDIREEMIAASEKQMVEMILVIARKVIKDEIIERKEIVLNNIREAMKRIKDRDRIDIRVNFADLELTTAHKDELIKLMESLRKVNIYEDSRVDRGGVIIETDVGAIDARISTQLKEIEEAIRNVEPI, from the coding sequence ATGGCAAAACTAGTCTTTAAACCCATTCAAATTGCCGACTTACAAGAAGAAGTTGAGATTCAACTTCCTGATAAGTACAAAAAGTTCCATAAAACCGACGAACAAGAAGATTTCGAGATAGACCAAGAAGGGAATATCATCGAACAATACCAAGGTCCATCGATTGAAGAAATCGAAGCGGAACTCCAAAGGTATCGTCAAGAGACGGAAGAACAGGTCCGCCAATTATTAGAAGACGCAAAAAAACAAGCCAAAGCCATTGAAGAAGAAGGAAGGACAAAAGCCTTCCAAATGGTTCAAGACTCCAAAGAAAAAATTAAATTAGAAGAAGACTCTGGCCGTGCCAAAGCGGAACAAATCTTAGATCGTGCTAAGATGGAAGTCGAACGTATGATCAAAGAAGCCGAAATGAAACAGGCTGAGATCGAACACGAAGCGTACCAAAAAGGATACGATGCAGGTCGAGAAGTAGGATTCAAAAAAGGCCAAGGGGAAGTGAGACGACTCATTGACCGACTAGGAACTATCATTGGTAAGGCGATCGACATTCGAGAAGAAATGATTGCTGCTTCAGAAAAACAAATGGTAGAGATGATTCTAGTCATTGCAAGAAAAGTAATCAAAGACGAAATCATTGAACGTAAAGAAATTGTTCTCAATAACATTCGTGAAGCAATGAAACGAATTAAAGATCGTGACCGAATTGACATTCGTGTTAACTTTGCCGACTTGGAACTCACCACTGCTCACAAAGACGAACTCATCAAACTAATGGAATCTCTCCGCAAAGTCAATATCTACGAAGACTCTCGAGTGGATCGTGGTGGGGTTATCATCGAAACGGATGTGGGGGCTATCGACGCAAGGATTTCTACACAGCTCAAAGAAATCGAAGAGGCCATTCGAAACGTCGAACCGATATGA
- a CDS encoding FliG C-terminal domain-containing protein gives MKTPSGPNKAALAYQILGRYLPDEVFSHLSDSEIESLLLKVESNPSPTKGQEKDILLSFTKFLQKKGNQGNSQNTHQPSHSSTVMRGGYANSSYSPNKAGKNEPRFGNLPAEGGFTHNNEHTQSPASNYGGNYVHNEHPDTNELYSLLQEILKEEDSKSSAPLWPELPTYSLEMLRNLTMDETSEVVARVLSFSDPETASEVLAEYPENHREDIILALSEIDYHSDRERDQLERFLRFKMELIQKKMPVSKIRSRKAKTAGEILTRLPFLPSQNLIERIQKKSPEYAETIVEHYFRLEDLLHLGRTSLTRFFSEIHPLVLACALKGVETDFRDQVYSNLESWLVKEIKIEWDSLGPVSLAEIEEAQKGILDRLREAMDEGKVKLWRLK, from the coding sequence ATGAAAACTCCATCTGGACCCAATAAAGCCGCCCTTGCCTACCAGATCCTTGGCCGCTATTTACCGGATGAAGTGTTCTCTCATTTGAGTGATTCCGAAATTGAATCCCTCCTCCTTAAAGTAGAATCCAACCCATCTCCAACCAAGGGTCAGGAAAAAGACATCCTACTTTCCTTCACAAAATTCCTCCAAAAAAAAGGAAACCAAGGAAACTCTCAAAACACACACCAACCAAGCCATAGCAGTACCGTCATGAGAGGAGGTTATGCGAATAGCAGTTATTCCCCCAATAAAGCAGGAAAAAACGAACCCAGATTCGGAAATTTACCAGCAGAGGGTGGTTTTACGCATAACAACGAGCATACACAGTCTCCCGCAAGCAACTATGGCGGGAACTATGTGCATAACGAACATCCAGACACCAATGAATTATATTCTCTCCTGCAAGAGATCCTAAAAGAGGAGGATTCTAAGTCGAGTGCCCCTCTTTGGCCGGAACTTCCGACCTATTCTTTGGAAATGCTACGAAACCTCACGATGGACGAAACCTCCGAAGTTGTGGCCCGGGTTCTTAGTTTTTCAGATCCAGAAACAGCATCTGAAGTTTTAGCGGAATATCCGGAAAATCATCGAGAAGATATCATTTTAGCCCTTTCTGAAATTGATTACCATTCGGACAGGGAAAGGGACCAATTGGAGCGTTTTCTGCGGTTCAAAATGGAACTCATCCAGAAAAAAATGCCAGTTTCCAAGATCCGAAGCCGCAAAGCTAAAACTGCGGGTGAAATTCTCACTAGACTTCCTTTTTTACCATCTCAAAATTTAATTGAACGAATTCAGAAAAAAAGCCCAGAATATGCCGAAACTATAGTAGAACACTACTTTCGTTTGGAAGACCTCCTTCATTTAGGAAGGACGAGCCTCACTCGGTTCTTTTCTGAGATCCATCCTCTTGTCCTTGCCTGTGCATTGAAAGGAGTGGAGACAGATTTTCGTGATCAAGTTTATTCCAATTTGGAATCTTGGCTTGTGAAAGAAATTAAGATCGAATGGGATTCGTTAGGTCCTGTCTCTTTAGCAGAAATCGAAGAAGCCCAAAAGGGAATCTTGGATAGACTGCGCGAGGCAATGGATGAAGGCAAAGTGAAACTCTGGAGATTGAAGTAA
- a CDS encoding adenylate/guanylate cyclase domain-containing protein, with translation MTRQTIIYLSIAFLASACRMVAPSPKIESGALDLRTFPFESGAAMALQGDWKFFPGQLDVPKDADPPTYLPVPSLWNQVPLRTGLVDGKGYGTYVLDIQLPKENQIYSVYLPEVRTSFKLMAGNRSLLSGVPGVNKESTTPSAQGQSFTIVAKDQLHIRIEVSNFHHKEGGLPNAPVFGLAESVQNYILAQSTVDLALTGAIFMFGLYHFILFFYRKKQREAFYFGFFCLVFAARIPFIGSKTIYAMFPNIPWELVIYVEYASVFVLGILFLWFVDGLFPRFIDTKIILYFSAYVQFILVYGLIIKPEVYTQFEIVFQTLGVVYAVFLGIRLSQMVRKGLPDAGIFFLGYLILFVGFMYDVFLAYSGEGESTLSQIAVFLFFGVQSTIVTLRTARNFHKKLLLKEEFETINEYFILTNRFYAKFIPRDFLTHLDKESIEEVRLGDSSEREITVLFADIWEYWDIIYSIPLENRILFTNSYLGRIGPCVRKNNGFIDKYIGSAIMALFDGGIQNSIKAAEDIQWELEKYNERRKTFDYLPLHAGIGIHSGDTMLGILGEEERFESTVISDTVNLSSRIQGLTKKYGARILVSVTSLMLHEDLDTIPYRILDFVRVKGKQEAIMIAEVLIPDIDTNSNKKIEFKEEFEAGIFDYERADFVSALKKFSAVFANNPEDLAAKIYIERCEYYQSAGVGVDWDGVSAWEK, from the coding sequence ATGACCCGTCAGACAATAATCTATCTCTCCATAGCATTTTTGGCATCGGCTTGTCGTATGGTGGCTCCTTCACCTAAAATTGAATCAGGTGCATTGGATTTACGAACATTCCCTTTTGAGTCGGGGGCGGCAATGGCCCTCCAAGGCGATTGGAAATTTTTCCCTGGTCAATTGGATGTTCCCAAAGACGCAGATCCGCCTACCTATCTTCCTGTTCCTTCCCTATGGAATCAAGTGCCGCTGCGAACGGGGCTCGTGGATGGAAAGGGGTATGGAACTTATGTCCTAGACATTCAACTTCCCAAAGAAAATCAGATTTATTCGGTTTATTTGCCAGAAGTCAGAACTTCGTTTAAGTTAATGGCAGGTAACAGAAGTTTGTTGTCCGGTGTTCCCGGTGTGAACAAAGAATCAACGACTCCGAGTGCCCAGGGCCAAAGTTTTACCATCGTAGCCAAAGACCAGCTTCATATCCGGATAGAGGTAAGTAATTTTCATCACAAAGAAGGTGGGCTTCCTAATGCCCCTGTCTTTGGCCTTGCAGAAAGTGTTCAAAATTATATTTTAGCACAGAGTACTGTGGATTTAGCATTAACGGGCGCTATCTTCATGTTTGGTTTATATCATTTCATTTTATTCTTTTATAGAAAAAAGCAGAGAGAAGCTTTTTATTTTGGGTTTTTCTGTCTGGTATTTGCTGCGAGAATTCCCTTCATTGGAAGTAAAACTATCTATGCTATGTTCCCCAATATCCCTTGGGAATTGGTAATCTACGTTGAATATGCATCAGTATTCGTTTTAGGAATTTTATTTTTATGGTTTGTGGATGGCCTATTCCCTCGTTTTATAGATACAAAGATCATTCTATATTTCAGTGCCTACGTACAGTTTATATTGGTATATGGTTTGATTATCAAACCAGAGGTATATACTCAGTTTGAAATCGTTTTTCAAACATTGGGTGTGGTATACGCAGTTTTTCTTGGAATACGTTTGTCTCAGATGGTGCGTAAAGGCCTACCGGATGCCGGAATTTTCTTTTTAGGATATTTGATTTTATTTGTTGGGTTTATGTATGATGTTTTTCTCGCTTATAGCGGGGAAGGGGAATCAACATTATCACAAATAGCGGTCTTTTTATTTTTTGGGGTCCAATCTACTATTGTTACACTTCGTACGGCAAGAAACTTTCACAAAAAACTATTATTAAAAGAAGAGTTTGAAACTATTAACGAATATTTTATTTTGACAAACCGATTTTATGCGAAGTTTATTCCTCGTGATTTTTTAACCCACCTAGATAAGGAAAGTATCGAGGAAGTTCGGTTAGGTGATAGTAGTGAAAGGGAAATCACCGTTTTGTTTGCTGATATTTGGGAGTATTGGGATATTATTTATTCAATTCCACTTGAAAATAGAATTTTATTTACAAATTCTTATTTAGGAAGGATTGGACCATGTGTTCGCAAAAACAATGGCTTCATTGATAAATACATTGGCAGTGCCATCATGGCATTGTTCGACGGCGGGATTCAAAATTCAATCAAGGCCGCTGAAGATATCCAATGGGAATTGGAAAAATATAATGAACGTAGGAAAACTTTTGATTATTTGCCTCTCCATGCCGGTATAGGAATTCATTCTGGAGATACCATGCTTGGTATTTTGGGAGAGGAAGAAAGATTTGAATCGACTGTGATTTCCGATACAGTCAATCTTTCGAGTAGAATCCAGGGCCTAACAAAAAAATACGGAGCAAGGATTCTCGTCAGTGTAACATCACTTATGTTACATGAGGATTTAGATACAATCCCTTATCGAATCCTGGATTTTGTGCGCGTCAAAGGTAAACAGGAAGCAATAATGATCGCAGAGGTTTTGATTCCTGATATTGATACAAATTCGAATAAAAAAATTGAATTTAAAGAAGAATTTGAAGCAGGAATTTTTGATTATGAACGAGCTGATTTTGTTTCTGCTTTAAAAAAATTTAGTGCGGTATTTGCAAACAATCCAGAAGATTTGGCTGCAAAAATATACATTGAAAGATGTGAGTATTATCAAAGTGCAGGTGTTGGTGTCGATTGGGACGGTGTTTCCGCATGGGAAAAATAA
- a CDS encoding 7TM diverse intracellular signaling domain-containing protein — protein MGKIMNTIRAGFVFFILAFFISSCNFGTSPEAVKGYLELPPAYVTENKKLSTGGEWEFYWGEVYGESLFEKIKEPNKTYVKVPSSWNSYRPEGEGGDGFAVFRLTLKLPDPKIRYYLRVQPATSSYELYINRQKIASSGKVGTDELSAVPKYQIQYVSFQPENEEQEILYVVSNFHHARGGYRKPIEIGTKEVIQNESLIYSAGEVFVFGTMLTMALYQFTVFFFRREEKSSLFFSLFCLFTGLRLVVLDNYYIIYAFPDFSWHWMQVLDYTSAPLLVCFFLGYLKSLFPGRSEVPKWMLYSCWSITTCFVSFVVLTDAKLFTKTNIFSQVVILFFSVCSFYVILKIYRQKKRDSSLVFYGSLLLMIGSTHDLMAGNYWFQSQPLMPFSLFVFFLFQSILLARRNARFYSSMDTLTTELIEVNNRLESSNQVYAKFVPLRLIELFSQQSKTRAKRGDFIVKQMSVLSSDIRDFTSISETLSPEETFLFLNDYLRQVGPTIRSHNGFIEKYVGDAIFALFEKQPEDALSAAIEMHKTIARWNKESRPHRVTEIQIGVGIHYGELMLGIIGEEQRIESAVLSDSMGVANSLESMTKKYGAKIIISLDALLELQHPDSYPHRLLDFIKIPAKQKLIGIVQVLVEGVEESFDLKLKTREKFEESVNLFWDEEFEKARIGFRTIAEIDPSDKAAQLYLERTQMYAQNGPPPGFGKGFLA, from the coding sequence ATGGGAAAAATAATGAATACCATTCGAGCTGGGTTTGTATTTTTTATTTTAGCTTTCTTTATTTCTTCCTGTAATTTTGGCACATCACCGGAAGCAGTGAAAGGATATTTGGAACTTCCTCCCGCATATGTGACAGAAAACAAAAAACTATCTACCGGAGGAGAATGGGAATTCTATTGGGGAGAAGTTTACGGTGAAAGTTTATTTGAAAAAATAAAGGAACCAAATAAAACTTATGTTAAAGTTCCTTCTTCATGGAATTCTTATCGGCCGGAAGGAGAAGGTGGAGATGGATTCGCAGTTTTCCGCCTAACATTAAAACTTCCTGATCCAAAAATTCGTTATTATCTGCGAGTTCAACCCGCAACGAGTTCCTACGAACTCTATATCAATCGTCAAAAAATTGCAAGTTCTGGAAAAGTAGGAACGGATGAACTGAGTGCAGTACCCAAATACCAAATCCAATATGTATCCTTCCAACCAGAAAACGAGGAACAAGAAATACTTTATGTTGTGAGTAATTTTCATCATGCTCGTGGTGGCTATAGAAAGCCGATTGAAATTGGGACCAAGGAAGTAATTCAAAACGAATCTTTAATTTATTCTGCGGGAGAAGTATTTGTTTTCGGCACTATGTTGACCATGGCCCTCTACCAGTTTACTGTGTTTTTCTTTCGCCGAGAGGAGAAGAGTTCCCTTTTCTTTTCTTTGTTTTGCCTCTTTACTGGTCTTCGTTTGGTTGTTTTAGATAACTATTATATAATATATGCATTTCCTGATTTTTCTTGGCATTGGATGCAAGTGTTAGATTACACATCGGCACCACTACTTGTCTGTTTTTTCTTAGGTTACTTAAAAAGTTTATTTCCGGGCCGATCCGAAGTTCCTAAGTGGATGTTATACTCTTGTTGGAGTATTACTACTTGTTTTGTTTCCTTTGTGGTTTTAACAGATGCCAAACTCTTTACCAAAACAAATATATTTTCTCAAGTAGTGATTCTATTTTTTAGTGTTTGTTCATTTTATGTGATACTAAAGATATACCGCCAAAAAAAACGAGATAGTAGTTTGGTTTTTTATGGATCTCTTTTGCTTATGATTGGATCTACACATGATTTAATGGCGGGGAATTATTGGTTTCAATCACAACCCCTTATGCCTTTTTCACTTTTTGTGTTCTTTTTATTTCAGAGTATTCTTCTTGCGAGAAGGAATGCAAGGTTTTATTCATCGATGGACACTTTGACCACTGAGTTGATTGAAGTGAATAATCGATTAGAATCATCTAACCAAGTATATGCAAAGTTTGTGCCCTTGCGGCTCATTGAGTTGTTTTCCCAACAATCTAAAACTAGAGCAAAACGTGGAGATTTTATTGTTAAACAGATGTCAGTATTGTCATCGGACATTCGTGATTTTACTTCAATCTCTGAAACTCTAAGCCCTGAAGAAACATTTCTTTTTCTTAATGATTATTTGCGTCAAGTAGGACCTACTATTAGGTCCCATAATGGATTTATCGAAAAGTATGTGGGAGATGCTATTTTTGCATTGTTCGAAAAACAACCAGAAGATGCTTTGTCTGCAGCTATCGAAATGCACAAAACAATTGCAAGGTGGAATAAAGAGTCGAGGCCACATCGTGTGACTGAAATCCAAATTGGGGTAGGGATTCATTATGGTGAGCTTATGTTGGGAATTATTGGTGAGGAACAAAGAATTGAGTCTGCTGTCCTTTCCGACTCTATGGGTGTTGCCAATTCTTTGGAATCCATGACCAAAAAATACGGTGCCAAAATTATCATTAGTCTCGATGCATTACTTGAATTACAACATCCAGATTCTTATCCGCATCGATTGTTAGATTTTATTAAGATTCCAGCCAAACAAAAGTTAATTGGAATTGTCCAAGTGTTGGTGGAGGGTGTAGAAGAATCTTTTGATTTAAAGTTAAAAACCAGAGAAAAATTTGAGGAAAGTGTGAATTTATTCTGGGATGAGGAATTCGAAAAAGCGAGGATAGGATTTCGTACGATTGCGGAAATCGATCCTTCAGACAAAGCGGCTCAATTGTATTTAGAGCGGACGCAAATGTACGCACAAAACGGCCCCCCTCCCGGTTTTGGAAAGGGGTTTTTGGCATAA
- a CDS encoding aldehyde dehydrogenase family protein: MTQATLTQAPTAGKAVIQTKSFTPSDIDRIFTAQKKKALELRLSNYKTRIVKLKKLKDVVLKFQKEIQTALHADFKKSSGEVDITEILPTIAEINDAIRHVKHWMRPKNVMTPPTLLGATSRIVYEPKGVCLIIAPWNYPFHLAIAPLAAAIAAGNTVMLKPSEFTPHTADVIKAMLSEVFSEEEVAVFEGDVAVATALLEVPFDHIFFTGSTPVGKIVMTAAAKNLTSVTLELGGKSPSIVAEDADMKVAAERIMWGKFLNAGQTCVAPDYLLIPESKVDEFVKNAKETTESFFKSKPENFTASADFCRIVNAKNFGRVSSYIDDAVKKGAKIAYGGETRSSDNFISPTILTNVSLDSRIMEDEIFGPLLPIVTYKTLDEAIHIINEKPKPLALYIFTKKRSTSKYVLRRTSSGGAVINDVILHLVNPNLPFGGVNHSGHGSYHGIFGFKTFSHERSVLQTPKASIAKLMYPPYSGFVRLMVKLTTKFFV, encoded by the coding sequence ATGACCCAAGCCACTCTTACACAAGCCCCAACTGCTGGAAAGGCTGTGATCCAAACAAAAAGTTTTACTCCATCTGATATTGACCGTATCTTCACAGCCCAAAAGAAAAAGGCTTTGGAACTTCGATTGTCGAATTACAAAACTCGCATCGTAAAACTAAAGAAGCTGAAAGATGTTGTCCTTAAATTCCAAAAAGAAATCCAAACAGCCCTTCATGCTGATTTTAAAAAATCATCTGGCGAAGTAGACATTACTGAAATTCTTCCAACTATTGCTGAAATCAATGATGCGATTCGCCATGTAAAACATTGGATGCGTCCAAAAAATGTAATGACTCCACCAACTCTTTTGGGTGCAACAAGTCGCATTGTTTATGAACCAAAAGGAGTTTGTCTTATCATTGCTCCTTGGAACTATCCATTCCACCTAGCCATTGCTCCATTGGCTGCAGCGATTGCTGCGGGCAATACGGTAATGTTGAAACCTTCTGAGTTCACTCCACATACCGCTGATGTCATCAAAGCAATGTTAAGTGAAGTATTCTCTGAAGAAGAAGTTGCTGTATTTGAAGGTGATGTTGCTGTTGCAACTGCACTTTTGGAAGTGCCCTTTGATCATATCTTTTTTACTGGCTCTACTCCTGTTGGTAAAATTGTTATGACAGCTGCTGCAAAAAACCTTACAAGCGTGACACTTGAGTTAGGTGGTAAGTCACCTTCCATTGTTGCGGAAGACGCCGACATGAAAGTGGCTGCAGAAAGAATCATGTGGGGAAAATTTTTAAATGCCGGTCAAACCTGTGTGGCCCCCGATTATCTTTTGATTCCTGAATCCAAAGTTGATGAATTTGTAAAAAATGCCAAAGAAACAACGGAAAGTTTCTTTAAATCCAAACCCGAAAATTTTACAGCGAGTGCAGATTTTTGTCGAATCGTGAACGCAAAGAACTTTGGAAGAGTGTCATCTTATATAGATGATGCTGTGAAAAAAGGTGCCAAAATTGCCTATGGTGGAGAAACAAGAAGTTCAGATAACTTTATTTCTCCAACCATTCTTACGAATGTATCTTTGGATTCACGAATTATGGAAGACGAAATTTTTGGACCACTGCTTCCGATAGTTACTTACAAAACTTTGGATGAAGCCATCCACATCATCAATGAAAAACCAAAGCCGCTAGCGTTGTATATATTCACAAAAAAGAGAAGTACTTCTAAATATGTGTTACGTAGAACCAGTTCCGGTGGGGCGGTGATTAATGATGTCATCCTTCACTTAGTAAATCCAAACCTTCCTTTTGGTGGGGTAAATCATTCTGGGCATGGAAGTTACCATGGAATTTTTGGTTTCAAAACTTTTTCCCATGAAAGGTCTGTTTTACAAACCCCTAAGGCATCTATCGCTAAATTAATGTATCCACCTTACTCTGGTTTTGTGAGACTTATGGTAAAGTTAACTACTAAATTTTTCGTTTAG
- a CDS encoding bacteriohemerythrin — protein sequence MQKDYSAHLDSLRITWLSEPFHLGIPIIDLQHVWLVHIILELEETIVESEKEGSDVDVHSSFRKALDYVAEHFALEEDILEHFNYPKFSEHIQGHRKFVERLTEKYYEAKNSQMAALGILQILKKWLFQHILHDDTDYAEFFKASGIDLKSYCIEILKSGKYPISKEQLLIYQNIIQMDTTHISLHEQSIDTIQEIRNIWKTYNLSTGIPIIDLQHIWLLKMIVELDHSLKLGDGASETFHKVIAAAIEYTKDHFGVEDKIMRYFRYTDVVNHMNQHKRFIDFIKTRNDEFKLGNPRAGLHLVQDLRNWLLSHIALEDKKIGLAFESRVRELSEFTKKLHQTGEITISREQKNLYKLVMQSAPDPLD from the coding sequence ATGCAGAAGGATTACTCCGCACATTTAGATTCCTTACGAATCACTTGGTTAAGTGAACCTTTCCATTTGGGAATTCCCATCATTGACTTACAACATGTTTGGTTGGTTCATATCATTCTTGAGTTAGAAGAAACAATCGTAGAGTCTGAAAAAGAAGGGTCGGATGTTGATGTACATTCCTCATTTCGAAAAGCTTTGGACTATGTTGCAGAACATTTTGCATTAGAAGAAGATATCCTGGAACACTTTAACTATCCAAAATTTTCCGAACATATACAAGGACACCGAAAATTTGTAGAACGATTAACAGAAAAATACTATGAAGCAAAAAATAGTCAAATGGCTGCTTTGGGTATTTTACAAATCCTTAAAAAATGGCTATTTCAACATATTTTACATGATGATACAGATTATGCAGAGTTTTTTAAAGCAAGTGGTATTGATTTAAAGTCTTACTGTATTGAAATTTTAAAGTCAGGTAAATATCCGATTTCCAAAGAACAACTTTTGATTTATCAAAACATAATTCAAATGGACACAACTCATATTTCACTACACGAACAATCTATTGATACAATTCAAGAAATCAGAAATATTTGGAAAACATATAATCTTTCCACTGGAATTCCGATCATAGATTTACAACACATTTGGCTTTTGAAAATGATTGTAGAGCTTGACCATTCATTGAAGTTAGGTGATGGTGCCAGTGAAACTTTCCACAAAGTAATCGCTGCAGCAATTGAATATACAAAAGACCATTTTGGTGTGGAAGATAAAATCATGAGATACTTTCGATATACTGATGTGGTTAACCATATGAACCAACACAAACGGTTTATTGATTTTATCAAAACTAGAAACGATGAATTTAAATTAGGAAATCCTCGGGCTGGATTGCATTTGGTCCAGGACTTACGAAACTGGCTTTTGTCCCATATTGCTCTTGAGGATAAAAAAATTGGTCTGGCATTTGAATCTCGAGTGAGAGAACTTTCTGAGTTTACGAAAAAACTGCACCAAACTGGCGAAATTACCATCTCTAGAGAGCAAAAAAACCTATATAAACTGGTAATGCAATCGGCTCCCGACCCGCTTGATTAA
- the gatB gene encoding Asp-tRNA(Asn)/Glu-tRNA(Gln) amidotransferase subunit GatB — protein sequence MEYEVIIGLEVHVQLNTLSKIFSTATNEFGGSPNTHISTLCVALPGTLPVLNEVVLEKAVRAGVALGCEITRFTKFDRKNYFYPDLPKGYQISQFDKPYATQGGIHIKLKGETEEKFIPLTRIHMEEDAGKLIHSHDPSINRSYVDYNRAGTPLIEIVSEPDLRSSDEAYVYLNELKTILRYIQVSDCNMEEGSLRCDANVSIRPKGEKGFRTRVEIKNLNSFKAVKQAIDYEIEWQKDVYSRGESFRQMTKLWDATLLKTIPMRSKEMSHDYRYFPEPDLPTIQISDSFIEDIRKTLPELPRQKKERYKTELGLPEYDAEVLTSEREIAEYFEEALLVSGDAKKTSNWVKDEILGIVNKENISIQEFAIDPLRIGKLVKLINSGEITGKIAKSIFEDMLTTKDQPEAIVESKGLKVVRDDKALEEIVIRVIESQPESVEGWKNGKDRVLGAIVGGVMKETKGKADPKLVNELILAKLGPLGEKKKV from the coding sequence ATGGAATACGAAGTCATCATCGGTCTGGAAGTCCACGTCCAGCTCAACACTCTATCTAAAATATTTTCTACGGCTACGAACGAATTCGGTGGTAGTCCCAATACTCATATTTCAACACTTTGTGTGGCTTTACCCGGCACCTTACCAGTGCTAAACGAAGTTGTTCTCGAAAAGGCAGTTCGTGCCGGAGTTGCCCTCGGATGTGAAATCACTCGTTTTACAAAATTTGATCGTAAAAATTATTTTTATCCAGATTTACCAAAAGGATACCAGATTTCTCAATTTGATAAACCTTATGCAACACAAGGTGGAATTCATATTAAGTTAAAAGGAGAAACAGAAGAAAAGTTCATTCCCCTAACGCGAATTCATATGGAAGAGGATGCGGGAAAACTGATCCATTCTCATGACCCATCAATCAATAGATCTTATGTAGATTATAATCGTGCGGGAACTCCACTCATTGAAATCGTTTCTGAACCTGATTTACGTTCTTCTGATGAAGCATACGTTTATTTAAATGAATTAAAAACAATATTACGATACATTCAAGTTTCAGATTGTAATATGGAAGAAGGTTCACTTCGATGTGATGCAAACGTTTCCATTCGACCTAAAGGAGAAAAAGGATTTAGGACTCGCGTAGAAATCAAAAATCTCAACTCTTTTAAGGCCGTAAAACAAGCGATAGACTATGAAATCGAGTGGCAAAAAGATGTATATTCTCGTGGTGAGTCATTCCGTCAGATGACAAAACTTTGGGATGCTACATTACTCAAAACCATTCCTATGCGTTCCAAGGAAATGAGCCATGACTATCGTTACTTTCCTGAACCTGACTTACCTACCATCCAAATCTCAGATTCTTTTATTGAAGACATTCGTAAAACTTTACCTGAACTACCTAGGCAGAAAAAAGAACGATACAAAACAGAACTGGGACTTCCTGAATACGATGCCGAAGTGTTAACAAGCGAACGTGAAATTGCTGAATATTTTGAAGAAGCCCTTCTTGTTTCGGGGGATGCTAAAAAAACATCCAACTGGGTAAAAGATGAAATTCTCGGGATCGTTAACAAAGAAAATATTTCGATTCAGGAATTTGCAATTGATCCATTACGTATAGGTAAACTTGTGAAACTGATCAATTCTGGAGAAATCACGGGTAAGATAGCAAAATCTATTTTTGAAGATATGTTAACTACCAAAGACCAACCAGAAGCCATTGTCGAATCAAAAGGTCTGAAAGTAGTTCGCGATGACAAAGCATTAGAAGAAATTGTAATTCGAGTGATTGAATCCCAACCAGAATCAGTCGAAGGTTGGAAAAACGGAAAAGACCGTGTGCTTGGTGCCATTGTCGGTGGTGTGATGAAAGAAACCAAAGGCAAAGCTGATCCAAAACTTGTAAACGAGCTGATATTAGCTAAACTTGGCCCGCTCGGCGAAAAAAAGAAAGTTTAG